The following coding sequences are from one Microbulbifer sp. TB1203 window:
- a CDS encoding YbaB/EbfC family nucleoid-associated protein has protein sequence MKGLGDLMQQAQKMQAEMQEKMQKVQQQLEELRVCGEAGAGMVKVTMNGRHDVTGVEIDPSLLGEDKEMLEDLLAAAVNDAVRRVEEETRQLQKEQLGGLASGINLPEGFKFPF, from the coding sequence ATGAAAGGTTTGGGCGATTTGATGCAGCAGGCCCAGAAGATGCAGGCCGAAATGCAGGAAAAGATGCAGAAGGTGCAGCAGCAGCTCGAGGAGCTGCGGGTCTGCGGCGAGGCCGGTGCCGGCATGGTCAAGGTCACCATGAACGGCCGCCACGATGTCACCGGGGTGGAAATCGACCCCAGCCTGCTCGGCGAAGACAAGGAAATGCTGGAGGATCTCCTCGCCGCTGCGGTCAACGACGCGGTGCGCCGTGTCGAGGAGGAAACCCGGCAGCTGCAAAAAGAGCAGTTGGGGGGGCTGGCCTCCGGCATCAATCTGCCGGAAGGCTTCAAGTTCCCTTTTTGA